One window of Phoenix dactylifera cultivar Barhee BC4 chromosome 5, palm_55x_up_171113_PBpolish2nd_filt_p, whole genome shotgun sequence genomic DNA carries:
- the LOC103702775 gene encoding uncharacterized calcium-binding protein At1g02270: MVILTSPTPPFFFKNLWKILMESIGTVELLFLDCDGFCFGAQRKDGNGGARQGGERGKQRQGKKRGLIPKRGMGYGASMASERCISCTTFNILAPIYKRLHEEDQSCRESHHRACWLSRNQRIIDRLLGDMSSIICLQEVWLGNDELVDMYERRLGDAGYITLKLARTNNRGDGLLTAVHRDYFRVLNYQDLLFNDFGDRVAQLLHVESVVPFNQSRNSSVQQQILIVNTHLLFPHDSSLCILRLQQVYKILQSIESYQKEYKLSSIPIILCGDWNGSKRGHVYKFLSSQGFVSSYDAAHHYTDSDADAHKWVSHRNHRGNICGVDFIWLLNPNKHRKPLRTSWNEAVFGIIKYLLRAASLTENNAFAFLKGDSPGDCITYSGFCQALCQLHLTSHPHGLSPQDIEELWIQADIDGNGVVDYEEFLLAIWNPKRSEQPENFEKMTEVGLKMGAERLLAFGFNVKNAVLFPPEVEKGTWPEDYSLSDHAPLTVVFSPVRMPCFRRIC, translated from the exons ATGGTAATTTTGACCTCTCCCACCCCacccttttttttcaaaaatttgtgGAAAATTTTGATGGAATCAATCGGAACCGTAGAATTGCTGTTCTTGGATTGTGATGGGTTTTGCTTTGGAGCGCAGAGAAAGGATGGCAATGGCGGGGCAAGGCAGGGGGGCGAGAGGGGCAAGCAGCGGCAGGGGAAGAAGAGGGGCCTGATCCCGAAGAGGGGGATGGGGTACGGGGCGTCGATGGCCTCGGAGCGCTGCATCTCCTGCACGACCTTCAACATTCTCGCGCCCATCTACAAAAGGCTCCATGAGGAG GATCAGAGCTGCAGGGAGAGCCACCATAGAGCATGCTGGCTGAGCCGGAACCAGAGGATCATAGACCGGCTGTTGGGAGACATGTCCTCCATAATTTGCCTCCAG GAGGTCTGGCTTGGGAACGATGAACTCGTCGATATGTACGAAAGGAGGCTGGGCGATGCTGGTTATATCACTCTGAAGCTTGCACGCACGAACAATCGCGGCGATG GTCTGCTTACTGCTGTGCATAGGGACTATTTTAGAGTTCTAAATTATCAAGATTTGCTGTTTAATGATTTTGGGGATCGTGTAGCGCAGCTACTACATGTTGAATCAGTTGTTCCTTTCAATCAAAGTCGAAACAGCAGTGTTCAACAGCAGATTCTCATTGTAAACACCCACTTGTTATTTCCTCATGACTCCAGCTTATGTATACTTCGCCTGCAGCAG GTATACAAGATCCTCCAGTCTATAGAATCTTATCAGAAAGAATATAAGCTTAGTTCTATTCCTATCATACTCTGTGG GGACTGGAATGGAAGTAAACGCGGACATGTTTACAAGTTTCTTAGCTCCCAGGGGTTTGTGTCATCTTATGATGCTGCTCATCACTATACCGACAGTGATGCAGATGCCCACAAG TGGGTTAGCCACCGCAATCATCGTGGAAATATCTGCGGAGTCGATTTCATATGGCTTCTTAATCCCAATAAGCACAGGAAGCCCCTGAGAACTAGCTGGAATGAAGCTGTATTTGGAATTATTaag TATCTTCTCAGAGCTGCTTCTCTTACAGAGAATAATGCATTTGCGTTCCTTAAAGGGGATAGCCCTGGTGATTGCATTACCTACTCAGGTTTTTGTCAGGCACTCTGTCAG TTACACTTAACCAGCCATCCTCACGGCTTAAGTCCCCAAGACATAGAGGAGTTGTGGATTCAAGCTGACATTGACGGAAACGGTGTTGTGGACTATGAAGAATTTCTG CTAGCTATCTGGAATCCTAAACGGTCGGAGCAACCTGAGAACTTTGAGAAGATGACTGAGGTCGGACTGAAAATGGGTGCCGAGAGGCTGCTGGCTTTTGGTTTCAATGTGAAGAATGCTGTTCTCTTCCCACCAGAAGTGGAGAAAGGAACGTGGCCGGAGGACTACTCTCTATCTGATCATGCACCACTGACTGTCGTGTTTTCTCCTGTGAGGATGCCTTGTTTCCGGAGAATATGCTAA
- the LOC103702776 gene encoding ubiquitin-conjugating enzyme E2 variant 1D-like has product MTLGGSGGGSSVVVPRNFRLLEELERGEKGIGDGTVSYGMEDGDDIFMRSWTGTIIGPHNSVHEGRIYQLKLFCDKDYPEKPPSVRFHSRINMTCVNPETGVVEPKKIAMLASWHREYTMENILVQLKKEMSAPHNRKLVQPPEGTFFRSVDL; this is encoded by the exons TTCCTCGGAACTTTAGATTACTCGAAGAACTTGAACGTGGAGAAAAGGGCATCGGAGATGGGACCGTAAGCTATGGGATGGAGGATGGAGATGATATCTTCATGCGCTCGTGGACTGGAACAATAATTGGCCCCCACAAT TCTGTTCATGAAGGGCGTATCTATCAGCTTAAACTATTCTGCGACAAGGACTATCCAGAGAAGCCTCCAAGTGTCCGATTCCACTCACGAATTAACATGACTTGTGTCAATCCTGAAACAGGAGTG GTGGAGCCAAAAAAAATTGCGATGTTGGCAAGTTGGCATCGTGAATATACCATGGAGAACATCTTAGtgcagttgaagaaggaaatgtCAGCACCCCATAACCGGAAGCTAGTCCAGCCCCCAGAAGGCACATTCTTCCGATCAGTGGATCTGTAG